In Natator depressus isolate rNatDep1 chromosome 22, rNatDep2.hap1, whole genome shotgun sequence, the following proteins share a genomic window:
- the LOC141975899 gene encoding TLC domain-containing protein 5-like — MMASMPLRVTCSLISWLSLYTWFCHRYKHRSYEWSCRLVTLTHGVLATCLSAYIGFIDGPWPLTHPGSPNTTLQVHGLCLSLGYFLFDLAWCVYFQAEGALMLAHHMVSILGITVSLALGESAAEVNAVIFGSEITNPLLQARWFLREMGLYHSFTGDVVDFFFVALFTGVRIGVGAWLMYCELVSPKPRWFIKVGGVIMYAVSWVFMVSICRFARRKSMKKYHAWRSRKNEELYSETNGHLKSH, encoded by the exons ATGATGGCCTCTATGCCCCTCCGGGTGACCTGCAGTCTGATCTCCTGGCTGTCTCTCTACACCTGGTTCTGCCATCGGTATAAGCACCGTAGCTACGAGTGGAGCTGCCGGCTGGTCACTCTGACCCACGGTGTCCTCGCCACCTGCCTCTCCGCTTACATTGGTTTTATCGATGGCCCCTGGCCTTTGACTCACCCAG GGTCGCCGAACACAACCCTCCAGGTGCACGGGCTGTGCCTTAGCTTGGGCTACTTCCTCTTCGACCTGGCCTGGTGTGTATACTTCCAGGCGGAGGGCGCTCTGATGCTTGCCCATCACATGGTGAGCATCTTGGGAATCACGGTGTCTCTGGCCCTGGGTGAGTCGGCTGCTGAAGTCAACGCTGTCATCTTTGGCAGTGAGATCACCAACCCGCTGCTGCAGGCCCGCTGGTTCCTGCGGGAGATGGGGCTCTACCACAGCTTCACGGGGGACGTGGTGGATTTCTTCTTCGTGGCCCTCTTCACGGGCGTGCGGATCGGGGTCGGGGCCTGGCTCATGTACTGTGAGCTTGTGTCACCCAAGCCCAGGTGGTTCATTAAGGTGGGGGGGGTAATTATGTACGCGGTCTCCTGGGTTTTCATGGTCAGCATTTGCCGCTTCGCTAGGAGGAAAAGCATGAAGAAGTACCATGCCTGGAGGAGCAGGAAGAATGAGGAGCTGTACTCGGAAACAAATGGGCATCTGAAGAGTCATTAA
- the LOC141975922 gene encoding TLC domain-containing protein 5-like: MMLSVIFQVICSLTAWLSLYACFCYWNKHRTYEWSCRLVTLMHGVIVTCLSGYVALIDGPWPLTHPGTPNTPLQVRVLCLTLGYFIFDLSWCMYFKTEGDLMLSHHTLSICGMVLVLGLGKSATEINAIVFVSEITNPLLQARWFLRETGRYHSFIGEVVDFSFVALFMVLRIGVGGQIMYSVILSSSPIWLIKAGGLAMYIVSLGFMIAICSFARRKVLKKYHAWRSARGGDVPLKTNGHLTSH; encoded by the exons ATGATGCTCTCCGTCATTTTCCAGGTGATCTGCAGCCTGACTGCCTGGCTCTCCCTTTATGCCTGTTTCTGCTATTGGAATAAGCACCGTACTTATGAGTGGAGTTGCCGGCTGGTCACTCTGATGCATGGGGTCATTGTCACCTGCCTCTCTGGCTACGTTGCTCTTATCGATGGCCCCTGGCCTCTAACTCACCCAG GGACGCCAAACACGCCTCTCCAGGTCCGTGTGCTGTGCCTTACCTTGGGTTACTTTATCTTTGACCTCAGCTGGTGCATGTACTTCAAGACAGAAGGAGATCTCATGCTGTCTCATCACACACTGAGTATTTGTGGCATGGTGCTCGTGCTGGGGCTCGGCAAGTCAGCCACCGAAATCAATGCCATTGTCTTCGTCAGCGAGATCACCAACCCGCTGCTGCAGGCCCGCTGGTTCCTGCGGGAAACTGGGCGCTACCACAGCTTCATCGGGGAAGTGGTGGATTTCTCCTTTGTGGCTCTCTTTATGGTGCTGCGGATTGGGGTGGGAGGCCAGATCATGTATTCCGTGATCCTCTCATCCAGCCCCATATGGCTAATCAAGGCTGGAGGCCTGGCTATGTACATCGTGTCCCTGGGGTTCATGATCGCAATCTGCAGCTTCGCTAGGAGGAAAGTGTTGAAAAAGTACCATGCCTGGAGGAGTGCGAGAGGTGGGGACGTGCCCCTGAAAACCAATGGGCATCTGACATCTCATTAA